In Catalinimonas alkaloidigena, the sequence ACGCCCGTCACGGTGACGCTTCCCGATGTGCTGCACACGTTCCGGCCCGGGCACCGCATCATGGTGCAGATCCAGAGCTCGTGGTTTCCGCTTGCAGACCGCAATCCGCAGCAGTTCATCAACATCTACAAAGCCGATCCGGAAGACTACATTCCTTCGACCATCCGCATCTACCACGACGCCCAGCATCCGTCGGCGATTAAGGTGGGGGCCATTCCGGCGTGGCCGAAGTAAGCACGATGGAATTTTCTAAGAAAACGTCGGGCCGAGCAAAACGGTCCGACGTTTTGCGTTAAGCACGTTCGGGTTACGGTTGCCGGTAGAGAACGCCGCCCTTCATCACCAACCGGACCTGCCGCAGGGCAGCAATGTTTTTTACCGGATCGCCTTCGACGGCGACCAGATCGGCCCACAGGCCAGGCGCAATGTGGCCTACCTGATCGGCGACGCCAAAGACCTGCGCGTTCACCGACGTGGCGGCGCGCAACACCTCCAGGGGTTTCATGCCGTAATCGACCATCATCTCCAGTTCGCGGGCGTTGTCGCCGTGCGGAAAAACGCCTACGTCGCCGCCGGCGCAGATCGTAACCCCCGCCTGTAAGGCCGCCCGAAAGCTTTCGCGTTTTTCCTGAAGTCGCGCGGGCTCTGGCTCCGTGCCTTTCTGCCAGCCCCGGTACTGCATGATGGCATCGCCAGCGGCCAGGGTCGGGCACAGCGCCACCCCACGTTCTTTCATCAGTTGGAAGACTTCCGGCGTGCCACCATCGCCGTGTTCGATGGTGCGGACCCCCGCCAGCGTGGCGCGCCGCATGCCGTCTGCCGTACTGGCGTGGGCCACAACCGGACGGCCGCTGCTGCGCGCCGTTTCGACAATGAGGTCCAGTTCTTCTTGCGAATAGGTCGGCTGCGATTCGCCATGCAGCCCCCAGCGGTAGTCGGCATACACTTTGATCACGTCGGCCCCGGCACCGATCTGCCGCCGAACCGCCTTTAACAGGTCATCGGTGCCGTCGGCCGCTTCTGCCCCGAGGGGTGTGTCGTACTTCGGTTCGAATCCACTGGGACCGTAACTGCCCGTGGCGACCAGCGCACGCGTGGCAATCAGCATGCGAGGTCCGGGAATTATGCCTTCGTCGATGGCACGTTTCAGTCCTACGTCCGCGTAGCCCGCGCCTTCCGTACCCAGGTCGCGAACCAGGGTAAACCCGGCTTCCAGCGTTTGCTTGGCGTGTACAGTGGCGCGGGCGACGCGCAACGCCTCCGGCTCGTACAGCACCTGCGTGTCCCAGGGCGTTTGGTTGTACGGATAGAGGAACAGATGCGAGTGGCCTTCGATCAGCCCGGGCAACAGCGTCATGCCCGGCAGTTCCAAAATTGTCGCGCCGGCGGGAGCTTTGACCCGGGAAGCGGGTCCCGCGGCCGTGATGCGCTCGCCTTCGACCAGCACCACCCAGCCTGCATGCGGCTCCGTGCCATCGAACACCCGGTCGGGTCGTAAGAGGAATACCGTAGGCTGGTCGGCCTGAGCGCGCAGCGAAATCAGTAGGAAAATGCAAAGTAGGAGGCGAGGCAACGATGTCATGCCCCGAAGATAAATCTGCCCGCGGCCATGCAACGCCTTTTCGAACGAAATTCGACGAATCGTGGCAATAGGCGGATTGCTCACCGAACAGGTAGCTGATTATGAGTCGATTAGCTGGCCAGTGCTCGTAACAAAGGCCATCTGGCGGATCAAGCACATCAGGCTTGCCTCGGGCCGCGAGCGGAGATTTCGCTTTTTCCCGCTTTTCGCTCATTTATTTTGATAATTTCGCTTGTGCGTGCCCTTGTGTCCCGGCACGTTTCCTTACCGTCGACCTATGCAAGAGGGCATCCATCCGGCCTGGTTTTTTCTGATTTGCCTGTTAGTCTGCAACGCCGTTACGCTCTCGCTGGTCATTGTGCTGTTTGTGCGGCAGCAACGCCACCAGGAACTCCTGCTCGGTCAGCATCAGACCGCCCAGACGCTGCTGACGCAACTGCCCCGCAAGCTGTCGCGCCGCCTCCTGCGGCGTCTGCTCCAGGAACTGCCGGCCGCCCTGCAACACCAACTGGTTCGCACCCAG encodes:
- a CDS encoding metal-dependent hydrolase family protein, whose protein sequence is MTSLPRLLLCIFLLISLRAQADQPTVFLLRPDRVFDGTEPHAGWVVLVEGERITAAGPASRVKAPAGATILELPGMTLLPGLIEGHSHLFLYPYNQTPWDTQVLYEPEALRVARATVHAKQTLEAGFTLVRDLGTEGAGYADVGLKRAIDEGIIPGPRMLIATRALVATGSYGPSGFEPKYDTPLGAEAADGTDDLLKAVRRQIGAGADVIKVYADYRWGLHGESQPTYSQEELDLIVETARSSGRPVVAHASTADGMRRATLAGVRTIEHGDGGTPEVFQLMKERGVALCPTLAAGDAIMQYRGWQKGTEPEPARLQEKRESFRAALQAGVTICAGGDVGVFPHGDNARELEMMVDYGMKPLEVLRAATSVNAQVFGVADQVGHIAPGLWADLVAVEGDPVKNIAALRQVRLVMKGGVLYRQP